From one Henningerozyma blattae CBS 6284 chromosome 1, complete genome genomic stretch:
- the TBLA0A09050 gene encoding plasma-membrane proton-efflux P-type ATPase (similar to Saccharomyces cerevisiae PMA1 (YGL008C); ancestral locus Anc_4.115), with protein sequence MSGTKDQDQEKPPKPVDESFSDAEEDEEDFDALIEELQSHHGGMDGDDEEDDGPAAAGEARVVPEEMLQTDPSVGLTSDEVARRRKKYGLNQMSEDIENPFVKFLMFFIGPIQFVMEAAAILAAGLSDWVDFGVICGLLMLNAVVGFVQEFQAGSIVDELKKTLANSSTVVRDGNLVEIPANEVVPGDILQLEDGVIISADGRIVTEDCFIQIDQSAITGESLAADKHFGDPTFSSSTVKKGEGFMVVTATGDNTYVGRAAALVNQASGGSGHFTEVLNGIGIILLVLVVVTLLLVWTAGFYRTVNVVSILRYTLAITIVGVPVGLPAVVTTTMAVGAAYLAKKQAIVQKLSAIESLAGVEILCSDKTGTLTKNKLTLHEPYTVEGVSADDLMVTACLAATRKKKGLDAIDKAFLKSLSQYPVAKAALVKYKVLEFHPFDPVSKKVTAIVESPEGERIICVKGAPLFVLKTVEEDHPIPEDVHENYENKVAELASRGFRALGVARKRGEGHWEILGVMPCMDPPRDDTAETIDEARRLGLRVKMLTGDAVGIAKETCRQLGLGDNIYNAERLGLGGAGSMPGSELADFVENADGFAEVFPQHKYKCVEILQNRGYLVAMTGDGVNDAPSLKKADTGIAVEGATDAARSAADIVFLAPGLSAIIDALKTSRQIFHRMYAYVVYRIALSLHLEIFLGLWIAILNHSLDIDLVVFIAIFADVATLAIAYDNAPYSQTPVKWDLPRLWGMSVILGVILAVGSWIPLTTMFLPKGGIIQNFGSIDGVMFFEISLTENWLIFITRAAGPFWSSIPSWQLAGAVLGVDIIALMFTLFGWWSQNWTDIVTCTKVLIWSVGVFCVMGGAYYIMSTSEAFDRFMNGKPKEERSQRSIEDFMAAMRRVSTQHEKEN encoded by the coding sequence ATGTCTGGTACTAAAGATCAAGATCAAGAAAAACCACCAAAGCCAGTCGATGAGAGTTTCTCCGACGCTGAAGAAGACGAAGAAGATTTCGATGCTTTAATCGAAGAATTACAATCCCACCACGGTGGTATGGatggtgatgatgaagaagacgATGGTCCAGCTGCTGCTGGTGAAGCCCGTGTCGTTCCAGAAGAAATGTTACAAACTGACCCATCTGTTGGTTTAACGTCTGACGAAGTCGctagaagaagaaagaagTACGGTTTGAATCAAATGTctgaagatattgaaaaccCATTCGTTAAATTCTTAATGTTCTTCATTGGTCCAATTCAATTCGTTATGGAAGCTGCTGCTATCTTAGCTGCTGGTCTTTCCGATTGGGTCGATTTCGGTGTTATTTGTGGTTTGTTAATGTTAAACGCTGTTGTTGGTTTCGTTCAAGAATTCCAAGCTGGTTCAATTGTCGATGAATTGAAGAAGACCTTGGCTAATTCTTCCACTGTTGTTAGAGATGGTAACTTAGTTGAAATCCCAGCTAACGAAGTCGTCCCAGGTGATATCTTACAATTAGAAGATGgtgttattatttctgCTGATGGTAGAATCGTTACTGAAGATTGTTTCATTCAAATCGATCAATCTGCTATAACTGGTGAATCTTTGGCTGCTGACAAACATTTCGGTGATCCAACTTTCTCTTCCTCTACTGTTAAGAAGGGTGAAGGTTTCATGGTTGTTACTGCTACTGGTGACAACACTTACGTCGGTAGAGCTGCTGCTTTAGTTAACCAAGCTTCCGGTGGTAGTGGTCATTTCACTGAAGTTTTGAACGGTATTGGTATTATCTTATTGGTTTTAGTCGTTGTtactttattattggtCTGGACTGCTGGTTTCTACAGAACCGTTAACGTCGTTTCTATCTTGAGATACACTTTGGCTATCACCATTGTCGGTGTTCCAGTCGGTTTACCAGCTGTCGTTACCACTACCATGGCTGTCGGTGCTGCTTACTTAGCCAAGAAACAAGCTATTgttcaaaaattatctgCTATTGAATCTTTGGCCGGTGTCGAAATCTTGTGTTCCGATAAAACTGGTACTTTAACCAAGAACAAGTTGACTTTACACGAACCATACACTGTCGAAGGTGTTTCTGCCGATGATTTAATGGTTACTGCTTGTTTGGCTGCTACCAGAAAGAAGAAGGGTTTGGATGCTATCGATAAAGCTTTCTTGAAATCCTTATCTCAATACCCTGTCGCTAAAGCCGCTTTGGTTAAATACAAGGTCTTGGAATTCCACCCATTCGACCCTGTCTCCAAAAAGGTCACTGCTATTGTTGAATCCCCAGAAGGTGAAAGAATCATCTGTGTTAAAGGTGCTCCATTATTCGTCTTAAAGACTGTCGAAGAAGATCACCCAATCCCAGAAGACGTTCATGAAAACTACGAAAATAAAGTTGCTGAATTAGCCTCCAGAGGTTTCAGAGCTTTAGGTGTTGCAAGAAAAAGAGGTGAAGGTCACTGGGAAATTTTGGGTGTTATGCCATGTATGGATCCTCCAAGAGATGATACTGCTGAAACTATTGATGAAGCTAGAAGATTAGGTTTAAGAGTCAAGATGTTAACTGGTGATGCTGTCGGTATTGCTAAGGAAACTTGTAGACAATTAGGTTTGGGTGACAACATCTATAATGCTGAAAGATTAGGTTTAGGTGGTGCCGGTTCCATGCCAGGTTCTGAATTGGCTGATTTCGTTGAAAACGCTGATGGTTTTGCTGAAGTCTTCCCACAACATAAATATAAGTGTGTcgaaattttacaaaacaGAGGTTACTTGGTTGCTATGACTGGTGATGGTGTTAACGATGCTCCATCTTTGAAGAAGGCTGATACTGGTATTGCTGTCGAAGGTGCTACCGATGCTGCTAGATCTGCTGCTGATATTGTCTTCTTAGCTCCAGGTTTATCTGCTATTATTGATGCTTTGAAGACTTCCAGACAAATTTTCCACAGAATGTACGCTTACGTTGTTTACCGTATTGCTTTATCTTTACATTTAGAAATCTTCTTAGGTTTATGGATTGCTATTTTGAACCACTCCTTAGATATTGATTTAGTTGTTTTCATTGCCATTTTCGCTGATGTTGCTACTTTAGCCATTGCTTACGATAATGCTCCTTACTCTCAAACTCCAGTCAAGTGGGATTTACCAAGATTATGGGGTATGTCTGTTATCTTAGGTGTTATTTTAGCTGTCGGTTCTTGGATTCCATTAACCACTATGTTCTTACCAAAGGGTGGTATTATTCAAAACTTCGGTTCCATTGATGGTGTTATGttctttgaaatttctttaacTGAAAACTGGTTGATTTTCATTACTAGAGCTGCTGGTCCATTCTGGTCCTCTATTCCATCTTGGCAATTAGCCGGTGCCGTCTTAGGTGTCGATATCATTGCTTTAATGTTTACCTTGTTCGGTTGGTGGTCTCAAAACTGGACTGATATTGTTACCTGTACTAAGGTCTTAATCTGGTCCGTCGGTGTTTTCTGTGTCATGGGTGGTGCTTACTACATCATGTCCACTTCTGAAGCTTTCGATAGATTTATGAACGGTAAGCCAAAGGAAGAAAGATCTCAAAGATCCATCGAAGATTTCATGGCTGCCATGAGAAGAGTTTCTACTCAACacgaaaaagaaaattag
- the COG7 gene encoding Golgi transport complex subunit COG7 (similar to Saccharomyces cerevisiae COG7 (YGL005C); ancestral locus Anc_4.118) — translation MKTDPDHSLLDIFFDKDFLPQAYIDILLNQQELLDFEKNEVIINELIGELNKYNREISRELNENILKIESLCKEDDNNEGSNKIEYYMNSLSSSVRNIEQDFNKLDVLAQEPAEATTGIDGIKEYDLIKSRMNEVIENLQEVQNIFQTKNLGNISIETFEDKLNQTQIKSKPDYEKYKRLKGIFKDMGNFEFKYNEFLDRYRAEYDTWSRTNT, via the coding sequence ATGAAAACTGATCCTGACCATAGTCTACTTGACATATTTTTCGATAAGGATTTCCTCCCACAGGCATACATTGATATCCTATTGAACCAACAAGAATTGCtagattttgaaaagaatgAAGTAATCATCAATGAATTGATTGGAGAATTGAACAAGTATAATAGAGAAATTAGTAGAGAGCTGAATGAGAATATATTGAAGATTGAATCGTTGTGCaaagaagatgataataatgaaggTAGCAACAAGATCGAATACTACATGAATAGTCTGAGCAGTTCAGTACGTAACATAGAAcaagattttaataaattggaTGTCCTGGCACAAGAACCTGCTGAGGCTACCACTGGTATCGATGGTATCAAAGAATAcgatttaattaaaagcCGTATGAATGAAGTGATAGAAAATCTCCAAGAGGTCCAAAATATCTTCCAAACTAAAAACCTAGGTAATATCAGTATCGAGACGTTTGAAGACAAATTGAACCAAACCCAAATTAAATCTAAACCagattatgaaaaatacaAGAGACTAAAGGGAATATTCAAAGATATGGGCAATTTcgaattcaaatataacgAATTTCTCGATCGATACAGGGCTGAATACGACACGTGGAGCAGAACAAAcacataa
- the RPN14 gene encoding Rpn14p (similar to Saccharomyces cerevisiae RPN14 (YGL004C); ancestral locus Anc_4.119), whose protein sequence is MKNISTLHIQPDFNESIQQGESFYLNIDIDSNTIDEINFEKTNENEYSSTNDLNISFKKSKTNLFETKINDFNYEFQTGQEFKFAQLKEDPNQDINVTSIDGTNDKIVVGDSEGNIEILNNDNTSKDKISFTESLVIPQAHFSGITKSKIFPSGVVLLTGSIDMSINIFSMTDGSNPRTFKGHSKRINDLDMIERGKNFISCSDDGTIRLWECSKGVCEKVINRFENPYDGVTSIRVDPLNNQIIYGSYESGVVVGYDLRAIKDNKIKQLNSEFMSSCIGVELLNDNYILTGYEDGILCKWDKRKDCEIIESIKICENLQKINMIDETRIITSDLDSTTMLNIGESVDKIRYLVDEQDRGCNDTWYNKNTMELMTVGKYNKFTIYNQL, encoded by the coding sequence ATGAAAAACATCAGTACGTTACACATCCAACCTGATTTTAATGAGTCTATTCAACAAGGTGAAAgcttttatttaaatattgacaTAGATAGTAATACAATTGATGagataaattttgaaaagacGAATGAGAACGAATATTCCTCGACAAACGACCTCAATATAAGCttcaaaaaaagtaaaaccaatttatttgaaactaagataaatgattttaattatGAATTTCAAACTGGtcaagaatttaaatttgcaCAGTTAAAGGAAGATCCAAACCAAGATATTAACGTCACTTCCATTGATGGTACCAATGATAAGATAGTTGTTGGAGATAGTGAAGGGAATATAGAGATCTTAAACAATGACAATACTTCGAAAGATAAAATTAGTTTTACTGAATCGTTAGTGATCCCACAAGCACATTTTTCTGGTATTactaaaagtaaaatatttccaagTGGCGTTGTTCTTTTAACTGGTTCTATTGACATgtcaataaatatattttctatgaCAGATGGTTCCAATCCAAGGACTTTTAAGGGACATTCTAAAAGGATTAATGATCTTGATATGATTGAAAGAGGTAAAAACTTTATTTCATGTTCAGATGATGGTACCATAAGATTATGGGAATGTAGCAAAGGTGTTTGCGAAAAAGTTATAAATAGATTCGAGAACCCATATGATGGCGTCACTTCCATTAGAGTTGAtccattaaataatcagATAATTTACGGTAGTTATGAAAGTGGTGTTGTTGTTGGATATGATTTGCGTGCcattaaagataataagattaaacaattgaatAGTGAATTTATGAGTTCATGTATTGGTGTAGAATTGTTGAATgacaattatattttaactgGGTATGAGGATGGTATTTTATGCAAATGGGATAAACGTAAAGATTgtgaaattattgaaagtaTTAAGATTTGCGAAAATTTACAGAAGATTAATATGATTGATGAAACTAGAATAATTACAAGTGACTTAGATTCAACAACGATGTTAAATATTGGCGAAAGTGTAGATAAGATCCGTTATTTGGTGGATGAACAAGATAGAGGATGTAATGACACATGGTATAACAAGAATACTATGGAACTGATGACCGTGggtaaatataataagtTTACCATTTATAATCAGCTCTGA